GGTCACACTCGCAAAGCTTTTAAACATATTATGGAGTGTCTTTATGGGACCAAACAAAGTATAACAAGAcagacattattatatatatatatatatatatatatatatatatatatacatacatacatacatacatacatacatacatatatatgagGGAGGGACAATGTCCCACATAGGCTGCCGAAGCCATCGAGCACCCTTTAAAAATTGCCCTACCAGGgaatgagctcctggggagactgaatcaatcTTAATATGAAAAgctgaaatggctgccaaatGGAACttcaatgtagagggggatttcccctcatcaaatacGTCCTGTTAAAATTGCAGTAGAACTGCTATGAAACAGGTTGTAGGGTCTTTGAAAaacgccccacttgtacccatgcTGGGAACGTGTGGATTGCGCTCTGGCATTCTGTAGAGTGTCAGTGACTCTATTAAACAGCATCATACGGCTCAAATGGTGCCGTTCAGGGTCCAGACCCTCGATGGGTCGGGCTGCCACAATGACCTGTGTGCCTGACTGAGGAGGTTGCTGTGTTTTGGCAGACTCCACGGCTGACCTTGCAGGAGCTGTATCAAAGTTGAAAACcacagtctcctgggccaataaggggctactagtaACACCCTGGCCCGGTCCTACATGATCTTTTCTAAGCACAGCGGGAGCATGGCTAGTGGAGGAAAAACATATAGCAGCTGCCTCGgtcactggtgtgccaaggcatctattgccagtgGGTCCCCTGCTCCCGTTATTGAGAACCAGAGGCAACAACGAGTCGATTCTTCTGAGGCAAACAGGTCCACCTGTGCTCTCCAGAACTGTTGCCAAATGAGGTTCACCACTTCTGGGTGAAGCCTCCATTCCGAGGCACTGGGGACTGTCCTTgaaaggaggtccgctgcccaattAGTCACTCCGGGAAGATGTACTGCGGTGGAGACTGGGGGACctgaggctgccctggtggtttatgtatGCCACCACAGTACTGTTATCCATCCGGACGAGCACATGTCTCCCCTGAACCTCCtgtaaaaaattctgcaaggctagAAACACTGCCTACAGTTCTAGAATATTTAAATAGGAGACCTTGCCACAGGGGTCTCCATACTCCTTGCGCTCCCTTTTCATTCCATACAGCCCCGCCGCCAAGGCTGGACAAATCTGTAGTTATAACCTCCCTCCTGGTAATGCTGCCCACCATGATAGAGACTACAGACAGTGCTGAGATACTATCAGCAGTCGGCCACGGTTCTATGCGGGCTGataaaccctgctgttgaaccagccTTAGAGAGGGCACATGTGTAGAAGACCCAAAGGAAGGAtgtgggaagctgctgccatcaagcccaggaTTCTCTGAAACGTCACTACCGTGAGCTTTCTGTTGGGTAGATTGCTCAGGTGGGGCTGAAGAATGGATGGAGTTAGGGATGGAGACTCTGTTAGAAAAATGGGGAGGAGTGATGTTAACTGCAGATCTGGAGGAATCTGATGCGATGGCAGCTTTCAGGCACAGAGAGGCCTGTGGAATCCCGCATGCATTAGCTCTGAGACCGCTGAAAATCCTGAACTGATCTAAATCAGGCTGTGCCCAGTCGATTATGTGGTTATTTGATGCCAAAATAGatgctgcttttgctgaaaaggATTTGTGGTAGTTGAAAAACATTGTCCCTTCATacctgacagacagctccacaaTGTAGAATTCATAAGGATCCAGTTCTTGTCTGCGGTTCAGATATACAGAACCAAGCACATCTCTGTATATAGCGAAGACTAGGACAAATTCCCCCAGGGTAAGACTCTTCAGTAATCTGGGGTCTCTGGATTTCAGCGTGACTGAGAGATCTCCGCAATCCACAACTTTATGGGTCAGAAACTCAGATGTAGCCATCAACAGTGAAGCCAGGTTAACGTCCTTACCTTTGACTATTCTTAGATGAATCTGCGGGGATACTGAGTGATGACGGGCAGTGGTTGAGACAGCGGAACCATATGCTATGGCAGCTGCAAGGTTGTAGATCGGAGGCTCGACTGTAGGGACCGGAGTTGGTGGTAGCTGCTGGAGTGGCTGAGTTTACTGCAGGAATGGAGGAAAATACTGTAATTGTGGAAACTTGCTTCTCTTGCTCAATGACGGACAGCTGTTTATCCAGATTGCTGAGTTTGGTATTGACTGAGGATAAGGTATCAGTGAACGGTTACATGAATGCTTTTATGCCTGCTGGCCTGATATGCTGGCTATGGGGCTGCCTGACATTGGCCGCTGAACAGCCGAGCGCGGCTGGGGAGTTTTCTTGGGTGGAAAAATTGGTTCTGCCGAGATGGAAttgcaataaaaaattaaaagcgATTCCCGATTGCTCCCTACTGGGATCTCGCTGCCGTTTTTAGAAGGGTTTTTATGAGATTATTGAGAGTCCAGTTCTTAAAGCACAGCTGCTCAGGAGAGGTATCCTGGGGCTGGATCCGTTTAGATTGACGGGGATTGACTCATTGGACGGTGGGTAGTGGTATGCTCTCTTGCTCAGGGGGACCCTGTTCTGATCTTGTGGATAATGGTGAGCTGACCAGACCCTGGGTTGAAGCTGTCAGAGAATGTTCTGATACGGACAAGAAGTTATCTTCCAAAACCTCCGAATCCGAGGAAGAGATGTGCTGTAAGTACACCATACTTGACTGTAATCTTTACACTAAAAGAAATTCGCTGGAGGTGTTATAATCCGCTTAGATTTAGAATCAAAACGTAAAAACGCAAAACGGAAGTCTTGGCtgtgactaatggtttaaataggAAGCCTATCTGTCTCCcaacatgtctggtttagtgagggCCTACTCTACCAGTATTCGCTTTCTTGAAAAGGCCCAGTGAAAAGGCAGTGATAGTGAACAAATTCAAAAGAACCATCAAAAGATAACCAGGGCTTGCAATACTACCACAAAGAAATTAATAAAGTCTGCTTGCCAGTGAGCCATCTTAAAGTAAAGTTTTTGTATGACTTAAGAATTACCtattgttcattgttttgttttttaacgcAGAAGTGTGCCAGGAATTTGAAATACACACCCTGTACAAACACATTTAATGACGATGCTAGTGTAACCTAACCATGCACAGTCACTTAATATCAAAACCACCACTGATACTTACCCTGCTGCATCAGTGGTGGTCCTAATCTACTTATGTTGTCGATAACTTCCATAATAATGAAAAGCATGTGCTTGCTTTTTTGTTGGCCAAGGGCACCCCAAGGGTATTTTTTACCTTAAGCATTCAAGTTAATCTAATAACGGCTCAGCAAGGTATTGTACTGGAAAACAGGCTGTTCTCTTGGAAAGAAGTGATGGgagtttaaatcaattaacaAATGCTGTATGCCAAAATATCATCCCAGCATATATTGTATTGGTGTTTTTACTTTTTCTATTATTTTAGTttgcatgaagaaaaaaaaaaatggtgtagtTAGTTATGACTACAAAGACTGGCCAATGTGGTTCAaagcaactgttttgttttttaaatcttttaagttTATGTGACATTTCCAAAAGCTTGGAATGCAGGCTCTGCCCCAGTAGTGCTGTACAGTGATAGTATATGATCTGATCACAGTGTATCAAAAGCTCACGTGTAGTGTGTTAAACctggaatgttttcttttttttttttttttaactgtatattttcttGGATTAAAGTGGTACAGAACCCTTTACAAGAAAGATGTAAAATTTGCAGGACACTAACCATGTTGTCTGTTTTGCAACAAGATATTTTTCAAGGTAATCTGGATTATTGTTCTATTTATATTCACACATCCAGTATAACcaacagacccagattagcaatAACCTTGGACTGCTTTACTGAAGGTAACATTAACTGTGCCAAGATCAGTGCTAAAACCGAGATCTCTGAAACATCGGCATCATAAATCAGCTGGACAATACATTCCTCTGCTCTTATCCAAGACAAGGAGGATTTATATGAGCaacacagtgtatccagatcaggCTCCCTCTAGGAACAATGCTTATTTTCTGTACCCACAATACCCCACGATATGCCATACATTTCCATCAGAGCACCAGGTAAAACTGATTCTGACACTCCTGGTTTAATTGATTCTTCCTACCTCAATTCTTGTGCGGTACAGTACGAGACGTCTCAAGCCGACCAGTTTGGAAATGTGGCTGAAAGCCTGCGGATGCACTCTATCACAGGAGGAGAGGTTCAGTTCCTGAAGGTTCGGGCACATCTGACCAACAACCTCCAGACAGACCTCGTTCAGGAAATGACAGCATGCCAACTCAAGGCACACCAACTGGGAGCCACACACTTTCAAGAACCTGCACCAAATAAGGCATAagacaaacaggaaaaaaaggtatgttttaaaCACAGACATCTATTCGTACAGTAATCTGTGAAATACACTTCTATTATTTAAGAACAAGTTGTCTGGCATGTAAGTAATATAATCGCACAAACTATCTTAAATGGAACTGCAGTGGTGTTGTGCTTAGAAGACTGTGGTTGCAGGGAAGATGCAATTGTATGAGCCATTGATCGAATAGTACATTTTCTAATTCCGACAAACCAATGGCACCATACGGATATAAACCAATGCACACAGGTCTGTATATAGTACCACATTAGGACTGATGTGCATATATTTGTTCCAAacccattgtgttgccattgctggtaatggtGTGAAATGTTTCTTCAgtataataaaactgtatttttaatggCAGCTCAATGCTATTGTTCAAATATTTCTGTAcgcctttcagttttttttttggggggggtgggtgtttctagaaaaaaagtaaatggaaaatATCTATATAAAATGATGGTGgaaattacagtttaaaaaagtgtAGATGTAGATGGTATAACGTTTAGCTTTAATACAGTTAAAGAGCAACAGCATTTAGACCAGACCCTGTTTGGAGTTTTAAAATAGACCCATCATACCGGTTTTATTTAGTTAAAGATTTAAATGTCATTCCACAAGAACGgtacttttaaaaatgatgtacGCCAGCCATGTCATTTACTGTACATCAGTTAATTTTCCATGCACAAAACCACACTTATGAGAGCAGAACGTTTAAGAAGGGGAGTCTGTGACTGTCTCTGATTTCTTATATCAGCACTAACCTGCCGAACCCCGCTAAAGTAATTGCTCCCCTGTTTCCGCTCCATGACAGATTGAGTCTCTGAATCAGGGTGCAACGCGACTGCATGTGGTCAAGAGCGGCGTCATTCACCCGTGCCCAGCATGGCTGTAAATTCAGCTGGATGTATTGCAGGGGGTCGCAGCAGTGCTGGTACAGCAGCTTACAGGTCTGTGCCAGCCTGCACAGGTCTGGGAGGGTGAGGTGATCTAAAAGCAGCTGAATCAACTggaaagaaaggaagaaatggAAAATagtataattcatttttttattgacagCATTTACAGTACATACCTGCAATACCTTGCAATGCTCTGTATAACTTTTAAGCATAACATTAAACACATGTTCCATGTAAATCATTAAAAGTAGATTGATTGCCTTTTGACATATTGCTCTGGCTGAAAAATGACTTCAGGCCTTAATCCTGGAACCAATTAATGTCAAGCAGTGTATCTGTTGACTTGAGCTTTGTAATAAATTCCAGAGGGAAAAGATATGGCTTTGCTTTTGGGGAGATGGGTTTAAGTTATTTTAGGACACACTCTGCTGTATTCATGTTAGAAACTGTAGAGATACAATAATAAAGAGTACAATGACTTAAAACTACAACGCTACAGAAACTTAAAATAATGGCTGAGGGGGGTATTTTCAAAACTTAGAAAATGTATGTTGAGTTCTGTTAACAAAGTTTTGTCTTGTTTAAGCTGAAATACAGAGAGCTAGAATTTCTGTTTATGAAATCAGATCAAGACACTGTAAACATTAATGTTCATGCAAAATCAATGTGTAGACATACTGACAGAAAAGACTGGCCTTCATTTTGGGTAGGACAAATATACATTAGCATAGCAGATGATtattctacttttattttttatttttttaacattcatcctggtgactttaaaaTTCAGAACTTGGCCTCAACAGGGACCTCAAACATACCTTCTCCCTAACGTCAGCTGGTACACCTGAGTGTAATTGTTTATCTGTCCCCTGTGCAACACTCGCTCCCCAGAGGATGTAAAAAATACCTCAGTGTTGCGGGGGATTAGGACGGGACAGGTAAATAGTTGCACACCAGATGAAATTAGAGAGAAGATATAGAGAGAAGATGTGATGACAGAGGAAACAGTAAACAACATACAAAgtacatctaaaaaaagaaaaataaagaattagttaagataactgtgacATTTCGGACCTGTACCATGCTTAAGGCATAGTGAAGTTGTAAATAAAATGGTATCCCTGGCTTGGTGACATCCTTATGAACAGCTGTATACAGTACTTCTGTACACAGGGTCTTCGAGGTTTTCAGTTTTATAGTACTAGATACTCCAGTGTTCATCTGAATACCAAACAACACAATCCGCTGGTTGTGAGCATTCTTAAAAGTGCTTGATTGCAACCTAGCTATCGTCTCATCCCTCACAACTGATGAAACATTGAAACAGCTAATtggatgcattttattttgcacttgcaTCTACATTGGCAGCTTTCAGAGAGCCTTAGCAATTCTCCACTAATCCTCTGCAAAACAAAGAAGGGGACTGGAAACGTATTGCTAGTGTGCaaatattatttgcttttttatttgtattttaattaactacATGATGGGTTTTCAGGCCTTCAGGGCAAATCTCATTAATCATAGCTGGTCAGGAATATACGGTGACTGTCTTAAAACTGCTTTGTCTATGTGTAATCAGGCCCATTAAGGAGCTGTCAAAACAATTTAGGATTTCAAAACCTGCTAGAAACTGACAGGAGATTGGTttctgtcttgttttatttttcttcacagaAAACATCATTTACATTGTGTAGTAACTGAGTACTTCATTAACTGCTGCTTGAGAGTTTTCACAATGCACAATACATACATGTTCTACAGTATACTGGAATCATTTGCTTTGTTTCCAAATCCAATCTGTAAGAATGACACATAGGGCTGGGACCGAATAGGgctgaatattctttcaaaatgtaaacaaataatattaaaacattgacaaatttaaaaaaaatgcttgaaaaaaagtacaatttgtaccatttcacagtaaaaaaaaaaaaaaaggtaccgtatcaaattattaaagaaaggagagaaataCTCTTTAGTTCAGCAGAATAAGTGTCATTTATTTTGATAAATGCATTTCTAAATTGTGTTATATGAACAAATAAGAACTTGGGCACTTTTGCAATCAAACAGGTTTCAAGTAGTGTTTATttgaaaatttaaatatttgaccCAGCTCTAAGAATACTGTACATACCGATGATCTGTGAAGGGTGAATCTAAAAAATGATCCAgaaagcattcagaactgggcagagaaaagtgtaaggtactgcatgcaggcaataagaatgtgcattataaataccatatgggagatactgaatttgaagaaggaatctatgaaaaagacctaggagtgtATGTTGACAGAGAAATGTCTTCAtcgagacaatgtggggaagctataaaaaaggccaacaaaatggtCGGACATATAGTGAAAATTGTTGACTTTAaaccaagggaagtaatgttaaaactttacagttcagttctagtcacctcgttataaaatgatattgctgctatagaaagagtgcaaagaagagcgaccagcattattccgggtttaaaatgcatgttatatgcagacaggctaaaataactgaatctattcagtcttgaacaaagaagactattcagtgatctgattcaagcattcacaattctaaaaggtactgagagtgtggacccaagggactttctcaacctgaaaaaagaaacaaggaccaggggtcacaaatggagattagacaaaggggcattcagaacagaaaatgggaggcacttttttacacagagaaatgtaTGACTAAGATTATCATTACTACACCTGTAAGTAAAGTACCTCAGACAGTCGAACCATGCAAATGTTTGGTCAAGGGCCTGTTGTGTCAGGTACTGCCAAGGTGTTTTTTAGAATAATTGCTCAAGATCATTTACTATGGAAATCACAGCCACTTTTAGGGGGGGGAAATAAACAGGATGCCACACTCCTGTATTTTAAAGCTTTGTCACAGCTCTGGCAAGTcaaacttatatatttattaaatatatggtaaaatCCAGTGTTGCTTTTAAGTGGCTTGGGAAACATATGAGAATCTTGTTAATGTTAAcatatatgtgtattttaaaaactgtacctcGTAGGGAAGTTTATCAAAGTAACCATTATTGGCGTGTTCATTAATGCCTGTGTCTTCACACTGCTTACATAGTCTTTCTACTTCATAAGCATCCTTTTCTTCGTCACTGTCACTTAAATCGTTGATGTCTACCAGTGCCATCTTGTACAGGGACAGCAAAGACCTCTCCTTCACTCCACGTAGAACAACAGCATCCAGCTCAGCGTAATATTCCAGCAGTGAGCTGTTGATTTCTAAACGTATTAGGTTGGTAGGGAAGTTTATTTGCTTGATACACGGTGAAAACTGACGAGCTTGAGCCGTGaccatttttagtattttaggaccttttaaatattttaatttcctaaatgtttaaatttaaGATTAACCATGCTTTAAACCAAGGGTTAGTAACCACTCAGAGCAATAAGCTCTCTAACAAGAGTTTAATAATAACTTTACACTGTGCAGTTACTACTGACCGTATAAACACTGAGGCCAACCAGGTATATTACTAACAACACTTAAATGCTCAGAcacaattctaaatgtttaaGCTCTAAAGTATGAACACCCCAAATTATATTCCCTTCTCTGAGATACTTTAACCCCCTTGTAGCCGGCATCTGCGATGTTCGATGCCCCTAGTTGTCTTTGGTAGCTGCCATTAGCCATGTTTGATCTCCTGCTATGCGTCTCTTCTTAGCTGTGTAACTACAGCACTCTGTAATTAAACTGCACCACACTTCATATCGCGACAGTCAAGCCCTTTGCAGACCAGACAGACTTGTCTCTCTCGACTTACACAGCTTGATTGACAGGCTGTTCGCTTTGAATGTAGTGGCTGTAGTGGCAAACGCAGACAGAATGTAATGTTAAGTTGTGGAGGCGCTATGAATGAATACGGTTTTCTCTGTTCTTCTAAATCTGTATTTTGGACAGACCTATAATGTAATAATCAAATGTTGAAAGCAGGGGatgatgttgtgtgtgtgcgtgtgtgtgtgtgtgtgtgtgtgtgtgtgtgtgtgtgtatatatatatatatatatatatacacactatacaTATTTTACTCCATACATCTTGATCTGTATTATAATAACTATGTACATGCGTTCGCTGAATGATTAGGAAGTTGGGGGTGACGCTATAAGCTCATATTcagatgtatttaattaattcatatttgtattgttatgtaACTTGTTGACATTTTCATTGCAATTGTTTACTATTTTACCATGTGGTGAAGTTAGTTATGTTGCGTATAATAACTGTAGGTTCAATAATGtaaaattgttgaaaaaaatctcTTTCGTTTATTTCAGGTAACATAAttcatacatataaaaaatgatattgtttaaaatatcccTCCTAAAGGTagactataataaaaaaatatatatactgtatgtgtgtgtagccTATAGTCCAAAGTAAAATGAAAGTGCGTTAGGTTATTCACTTGATTTTACTACTAGGCTGGGATTTTTTATCACATGCAGCCACAGCTACGGATTAcgtatcatttttaaatgttattattaaggTTTTTAAAGGACTTGTTAGTATTTTAATGCtctacattaaaaacataaaattgttTTACTGTCAATTGCTTTTAGATTCCgcataaaaaatatacattaaatatttaaaaacttttttttttttttttttttttttagttctgggGTGCTTCCAAATGGGAGTATACTACATGCTACCCACTGGGGGACTCATGCAACATCTTGAAAagacagtatttaatttatttgcatcaACACAGaaccttttggaaaaaaaaccccaaaaaaacagctatttatatttctctttgtattccagatattgtttttttacacCATCAATCAGGGAAATCAACAGAATTCATACTTGCAGAGGGAGTTTCTTTGTTCTTGTCCAGATATTAAAATCCTGGCTGATGACAGGTTTGCTGATTTAGCTCAGGCTTGGTGCCGACTTTTTGTAGGTTTGATGTTTTGTGTTGTCCAGACTGTCGGAATCGTTACTCTGTGATTGCTCAGTCTTAGATTGCTTTGACTGACACAGATCAATCTTTTCATTTTGACATCATATAActattacacaaaaacaaaccagattaAATTCAACTGACACGATTTCCAACACGTCATGCATAAAATTCGCGGGTACAGTGACCAACAGTGGAAATGCTTCCGCAGAACAAGGGCATGACCTGAGGTGAAACATACCCACGCTATGTAGAGACACTAAAGGCTGCCACAGAATTTTTTAATTGGCGACAAGATACTTTCGCAGCGACTTGATCACACACCAGAAGCAACACAGAGGCGATGTGACAGgattgaaaactgccagatctatacaactgttaaaGATTGCtactgacaaaactatgatcaagactgctACAAATTCTCatacggtatttcaacatatatggcaataaatcatatataCCAGGCTCATTCAGTTCCTTCGAAAAGAACTCCCATATACTGTCTTTCAAATCcgtatctttataattgcgatgccttttgtcataaagctctggccATTTTTTCAACaacaagtattattgtttcctccatCACTTTGGatgctgcttcaccctgctgttccctgattggtcaattccctaCTTGACGTGCAACAAATCGCTAAAAAATAGGATTCGatcctatttattttcatgtcGCTCCAGTGCTGCCCTGGTGCCACTCACGCAtcacctgtggtgtgaaagatacttatcaaaagcaTAGGTTCTTTTAATTTTATCGCATCGCTGCAGTTACAGGGTGATGCATAGCTGTATATGCCTAAtttgcagatttatatttttacataggcTAGTATAATGTGTACGGAGAATACACTAATGTTATTTCAGAGCAAtgatttgtacatttaaaataaaccgagcactataaatatatgtgtgtgtgtgtgtgtatttatttgtacttttgtttaatttgacatCTTGATATTTTGGACaacctgtctccagacatgtTCCACAGCCATAAAGGGACAGCGTAAACAGACGGTGTATGCAATTTACTTAAGTAGGGAACACAGCTCATCTGCATTTAGATACAATCTCTCTAACAATCCACTCTGCTGGACACCTTTAGCGATTGCACAATGTGAACTGATTTATTTTGACTGCTGCAGGATTTAGTAGTTAGTTCTCCtaggttattaaaatattttaacaaggtCACATTTAACACTTACAGCAAAATAAACAAGTTTCATGCTGTCACTTGGTTCTAACCAGGGTTAGAAACTAGCGCTCATCCTAGGCAAATTAAAACTGAAGAGGACTAGCTGATGTCTATGTCTCAGTAGTCCTcaggcttttaaaaaatgcaggaaaagtcCACTTTCTAAAGAGGTATAAAAATCCAGTAATCATTATAACTGTGTGAAACGGATGACAACAAAGACTGCCAAACAAGGCACATCAAAAGCGTAACAATTACTACACACCATAACCGCAAAGCATGCATGACCATATACCGATTTTGAATGGAGGTGTGACCTGGATGAGGAAAAAGGATTAAATGTGGAGGAAACCTACAGAAATTCTAAACAGCCACAGGAGTGTATACACGCTATTGCGAGGACCCAGCGTACAGCTGCCTTAACCAGAATGTCAACTGTTAAATATTTGTGGGTTGTCTCGGATGGTTCTACAGATAGTTCCATTACTGAAGCAGTGATATGATATGTGAAAAATGCTGTTAACGGCACACACACATTATTGGGGTTCGGAATGTGCGGAAGGCGGATGAAGAAACCCAATTAATGTATCTGGGAATGAGcattaatgtttattgtattttttttttttttttttttttttttttaatacaataaaatgttatgttaattttttaggaaaataaaattgaagcctaatattttagggaccccaacagcTGTTGGTGACTCAGaaacttcacataaggactagtaagtttACATAGGGACTACTAAGTTTCAAAAGGACTAGTCCTTAGGACTAGTACCACAActttgttagtttctaaccctggttGTAACGATGCTAATTTAAAATAACTGTAGCATGCTCTTATATTATTAAACATCCCTTAcattaaacaagtaaaactatTTGACTCTGATCTTTCAGTAAGATATATGtgttgctgtaaaatgtattgtaaaactgGACTGTTCCATAATTTGTAAAAAGCCAATGCTTTACTTATTTCACAGTGCAGCAATTAAATCATCACTTAATGTAAACACAGCTTTATGTGcagataaaatataaaattatccGATTAATTTATGGCAGTGCTTCCAGCTAAATATGATTGAGAAGGGTTGTATATGGGACCTGCTGTATTAGAGTTTACCTTTCTTCTGCTGGTAGATTCTGAGAGAAAGGGTTGAACGAGCAGGCAAGGATCCGAATAACAGCTCCAGGGTGGTAGGTTTCAAGAATATCAATGGACGTGGGGTAAACAGGCTCTTCAAAAGCCAGCTCTACATAGTCCTGACTGTGAAACCTATCCGGTCTCCTTCGAAAGGGCTGGGGCGCACTGGCACACTGCTCCCACCATTTACCGTACATCCTAAAAACTGCTGCCTGTGTGAAATCGCCAGAACTAGGGTAGACACTGGGCATCCCAGCCAAGTTCCACATGGTGTAAGACATGCTGTTCTCGCTGCCATAGTGAGAACTGAAGTCGACGACTTCTTTGGCATACTGTTCCACTTCCACAGAGAGAGGCAGCATTCGCTGGTTGAATTCAGTGGTTCGGCGACCGTTCATGATCTCTCCTCTTGTCCCTGTCCTGGCTCAGTGCTGAAGGCAGATATAGTAAAACATGCTGAGAACTGTTATTAAAGGAAACATTAGGTTTAAATGTGAGTATGTTCAAAGCAGCAGAGGCAGTCTTGGGTTTTCTCCAAACCACATGCATGTCCTGCCAGACACAATGGCTCCTTGACTTTGCAAAGGAGAAACGTGTGAGTTGTTAAAAACCAATAttaataattttcatttttaggactaaattaagttttaatattaataacactattCAGTTTAATGTGTATTAAATGCTATtactatgtgtatgtgtgtatatatatatatatatatatatatatatatatatatatatatatatatatatatatataggctgtcAAGTGatgtcaagtg
The Polyodon spathula isolate WHYD16114869_AA chromosome 5, ASM1765450v1, whole genome shotgun sequence DNA segment above includes these coding regions:
- the LOC121316243 gene encoding LOW QUALITY PROTEIN: F-box/LRR-repeat protein 4-like (The sequence of the model RefSeq protein was modified relative to this genomic sequence to represent the inferred CDS: substituted 1 base at 1 genomic stop codon); translated protein: MFPLITVLSMFYYICLQHXARTGTRGEIMNGRRTTEFNQRMLPLSVEVEQYAKEVVDFSSHYGSENSMSYTMWNLAGMPSVYPSSGDFTQAAVFRMYGKWWEQCASAPQPFRRRPDRFHSQDYVELAFEEPVYPTSIDILETYHPGAVIRILACSFNPFSQNLPAEERWNIIWGPKILKMVTAQARQFSPCIKQINFPTNLIRLEINSSLLEYYAELDAVVLRGVKERSLLSLYKMALVDINDLSDSDEEKDAYEVERLCKQCEDTGINEHANNGYFDKLPYELIQLLLDHLTLPDLCRLAQTCKLLYQHCCDPLQYIQLNLQPCWARVNDAALDHMQSRCTLIQRLNLSWSGNRGAITLAGFGRFLKVCGSQLVCLELACCHFLNEVCLEVVGQMCPNLQELNLSSCDRVHPQAFSHISKLVGLRRLVLYRTRIEQTALLSILTFCTDLRHLNLGSCIMIEDYDVIASMISAKSKNLKSLDIWRCKNITEKGITELASGCRLLEELDLGWCSTLQSSTGCFVHLARHLPNLCKFFVTANRTVCDTDVEELAASCPNLQHVDLLGTRMVSPASLRKLLQSCKDLLLLDVSFCSQIDTRVVQELTVQFPKVFIKKSFTQ